In Brettanomyces bruxellensis chromosome 8, complete sequence, a genomic segment contains:
- the DPM1 gene encoding dolichol-P-mannose synthesis (BUSCO:EOG09264272~CAZy:GT2_Glycos_transf_2): MANKYSVILPTYNEKENLPIITYLLAKMFKENKLDWEIVIVDDNSPDGTQDVAKQLVKLYGDDHINLKTRAGKLGLGTAYKFALQYVRGNFVIIMDADFSHHPEAIPQFIAKQKEKDFDIVTGTRYAGNGGVYGWNLKRKLISRGANFLASELLRPHVSDLTGSFRLYKKPALASIIEVTKSKGYVFQMEMVIRARSLGLTIGEVPISFVDRLYGQSKLGGDEIIGYLKGLWTLFTTV, encoded by the coding sequence ATGGCCAACAAATATTCAGTCATTCTCCCAACCTACAATGAGAAGGAGAACCTTCCCATAATTACGTATCTTCTAGCCAAGATGTTTAAAGAGAACAAACTTGACTGGGAGATCGTCATTGTGGATGATAATTCTCCGGATGGAACTCAGGATGTTGCAAAGCAATTGGTCAAGCTTTATGGAGATGATCACATCAACTTGAAGACGCGTGCAGGAAAGCTTGGTCTAGGTACCGCATATAAATTTGCTCTTCAGTACGTGAGGGGAAACTTTGTCATCATTATGGATGCCGATTTCTCTCATCATCCGGAAGCAATTCCACAATTTATTGCTAAacagaaggagaaggattTTGACATTGTTACTGGCACGAGATATGCTGGAAATGGAGGTGTGTATGGCTGgaatttgaagagaaagctCATTAGTAGGGGTGCCAACTTCTTGGCTAGCGAATTGCTAAGACCACATGTTTCGGACTTGACCGGTTCCTTCAGACTTTATAAGAAGCCAGCTTTGGCCAGTATAATTGAGGTTACCAAGTCAAAGGGTTACGTTTTCCAGATGGAAATGGTCATCCGTGCCAGATCGTTGGGTTTGACTATTGGTGAAGTTCCGATTTCTTTTGTTGACCGACTTTACGGACAGAGTAAGCTTGGAGGTGACGAGATTATAGGCTACTTGAAGGGCTTATGGACTTTGTTCACTACCGTTTAA